The Halomonas sp. HAL1 genome segment GGGTTAACAAAGATAAGGTGCAGAAGCGCTACCGATGCACAAATAGAGGCGCAGAAGCCAAAGGTACGGATGTGACCCATACGGCGGATCAATCGCCCGCTCACCCAGGTGCCGCAGATAAAGCCGACAAAATAGCCGGACATGATCATCCCGAGCACCGCACTGGAAAAGCCCTCATCAGTCCCCCGCAGCGTTAGCAGCGTATTCAATAAGCCGTTGCCCAGCAGCAACAACGCCACGCTCTGCAGTATCGATTTAACCGGTTTGAGCATTGCCAATGAACGCATTGCGTTTCCTCGTAGCAGACAACTTAAAGTTCATCAAAAAAGTTCATGCAGAAAGTAGATGCATAAAGAGTGCCACTGAAAGCTTTCGCCACCACCGTTGACAGGCTAACGTTCTTTATATAGAACGTTCTATATAAAGAACAGCCGGACACCCCATTATGGATCAGCTCTCCCTAAGCACCTTAGGTCAACATTTACAGTCACTGCGATTAGCGCGGGGTTGGTCACTTTCGCAGTTAGCCAATGATGCGGGCATTGCCAAATCCAATTTGTGCCGCCTGGAGCAAGGGAACGGTAATCCAACGCTGGATACTATTTGGCGGTTGGCGGTGCAGCTAAACGTCCCTTTCGGTACATTAGTCGCGCCCATTACCGTACCGCTAGGCGAAGATGGCGTGCAGGTGCGCTTAATTGATCAGGGCAAAGATACCCCCCAAGTAGATGCCTATTGGATGCGCTGCGCGCCCCACACCCTTCGCCATGCCGAAGCCCATACCGCTGGCACTCGCGAGTCG includes the following:
- a CDS encoding helix-turn-helix domain-containing protein; the encoded protein is MDQLSLSTLGQHLQSLRLARGWSLSQLANDAGIAKSNLCRLEQGNGNPTLDTIWRLAVQLNVPFGTLVAPITVPLGEDGVQVRLIDQGKDTPQVDAYWMRCAPHTLRHAEAHTAGTRESLTLISGSLEAGPEGDTTQLRPGDTVTFAADQPHLYRTQEAEATLMMTITYGIKGDTP